One genomic segment of Burkholderiaceae bacterium includes these proteins:
- a CDS encoding ABC transporter permease: MISLAGRDILHAWGKFIFTGVGLGLLIGVTLTMAGVYRGMIDDGKVLLDASGADLWVVQRDTLGPYAESSSVPDDLWRGIRAMPGVAQAANVTYLTMQVGQGSRDVRAMVVGITAGGPGDPGWPPQLVAGRQLTRGHYEAVADLASGFQLGDELKIRRNHYRVVGLTRRMVSSGGDPMVFIPLKDAQEAQFLKDNDAILMQRRRTGDNPAFNRPGVPGLLDAVVASQTSNHAANAVLVRVQPGFAPARVAEPIRRWKRLTVYDRAQMEGIVLGKLIATSAKQIGMFLVILALVSAAIVAFIIYTLTMDKIREIAVLKLIGTRNRTIAGMILQQALVLGVIGFVVGKISATFAAPIFPKYVLLVPQDSVAGFFALMAICVLASGVAIRMALKVDPAEAIG, encoded by the coding sequence ATGATCAGCCTGGCCGGGCGCGACATCCTGCATGCCTGGGGCAAGTTCATCTTCACCGGGGTCGGCCTGGGCCTGCTGATCGGCGTCACGCTGACCATGGCCGGGGTGTACCGCGGCATGATCGACGACGGGAAGGTGCTGCTCGACGCCAGCGGGGCCGACCTGTGGGTGGTGCAGAGGGACACGCTGGGCCCCTATGCCGAATCGTCCAGCGTGCCGGACGACCTGTGGCGCGGCATCCGCGCCATGCCGGGCGTGGCGCAGGCGGCCAACGTGACCTACTTGACGATGCAGGTGGGGCAGGGCAGCCGCGACGTGCGCGCCATGGTGGTGGGCATCACCGCCGGCGGCCCGGGCGATCCGGGCTGGCCGCCGCAGCTGGTGGCGGGCCGGCAGCTGACGCGCGGCCACTACGAGGCCGTGGCCGACCTGGCCTCGGGGTTTCAACTGGGTGACGAGCTGAAGATCCGGCGCAACCACTACCGCGTGGTCGGCCTCACGCGCCGCATGGTGTCGTCCGGCGGCGATCCGATGGTGTTCATTCCGCTCAAGGACGCGCAGGAGGCGCAGTTCCTCAAGGACAACGACGCCATCCTCATGCAGCGGCGGCGCACCGGCGACAACCCGGCCTTCAACCGCCCCGGCGTGCCCGGCCTGCTGGACGCGGTGGTCGCCTCGCAGACCAGCAACCATGCGGCCAACGCGGTGCTGGTGCGCGTGCAGCCGGGCTTTGCGCCGGCGCGGGTGGCCGAGCCGATCCGGCGCTGGAAGCGTCTGACGGTGTACGACCGCGCGCAGATGGAAGGCATCGTGCTGGGCAAGCTGATCGCCACCTCGGCCAAGCAGATCGGCATGTTCCTGGTCATCCTGGCGCTGGTCAGCGCCGCCATCGTGGCCTTCATCATCTACACGCTGACGATGGACAAGATCCGCGAGATCGCCGTGCTCAAGCTGATCGGCACGCGCAACCGCACCATCGCCGGCATGATCCTGCAGCAGGCGCTGGTGCTGGGCGTGATCGGCTTCGTGGTGGGCAAGATCAGCGCCACCTTCGCCGCGCCCATCTTTCCCAAGTACGTGCTGCTGGTGCCGCAGGACTCGGTCGCGGGCTTCTTCGCCCTGATGGCGATCTGCGTGCTGGCCAGCGGCGTGGCGATCCGCATGGCGCTCAAGGTCGATCCGGCCGAGGCGATCGGGTGA
- a CDS encoding efflux transporter outer membrane subunit — MKRGSRCTDFLPLPPGEGGGEGAGASQRTAFAWPTLAALGLLAGCAAGSDFQRPPAPTVSSYTAAPLPAQTASADTALGAAQGFAVGAPVDARWWRQLGSQRLDAWIEQAFAASPTLAAAEATLRQADETYAAQAGATLYPQVSGTLGAQRQRLNPSAQGQAGDAREFNLYSAGLGVRYRLDVSGGNRRALEALAARTDQRRHQLDGARLTLAGSLAASAIGRARLAGQIAATEALLGAQQEQQGLTGERVRLGAAAPDELLALQAQTEQTRAGLASLRQQLDQSDHRLAVLAGQAPGAARVPEFTLAEFSLPAVLPVALPSELVRARPDIRAAEALLHAATADHGVAVAKLYPQIELSASLGSQALTAGALFGGASAAWAVLGQLTQPLFNPGLPAEQRAYLAALDAAAANYQGVVLGALREVADTLRALDHDAQALAALAAADAAARATLQSVERQHALGTAAYVQVLLARQQARQAQLGLIAAQAQRLADSAALYQASAAAPEADQNVTSARSHSVRPGSLTRTPPG; from the coding sequence ATGAAACGAGGCTCCCGATGCACCGATTTTCTCCCTCTCCCTCCGGGAGAGGGTGGGGGTGAGGGCGCCGGCGCATCCCAGCGCACGGCGTTCGCATGGCCGACGCTGGCGGCCCTGGGCCTGCTGGCCGGCTGCGCTGCCGGCTCCGACTTCCAGCGCCCGCCAGCGCCCACTGTCTCCAGCTACACGGCGGCGCCACTGCCGGCGCAGACGGCGTCGGCCGATACCGCCCTGGGCGCCGCCCAGGGCTTTGCGGTGGGCGCGCCGGTGGATGCGCGCTGGTGGCGCCAGCTGGGCTCGCAGCGGCTGGACGCCTGGATCGAGCAGGCCTTTGCCGCCAGCCCCACGCTGGCCGCGGCCGAGGCCACTTTGCGGCAGGCCGACGAAACCTACGCCGCGCAGGCCGGCGCCACGCTGTACCCGCAGGTCAGCGGCACCCTCGGCGCGCAGCGCCAGCGCCTGAACCCGAGCGCGCAGGGGCAGGCCGGCGACGCGCGCGAGTTCAACCTGTACAGCGCCGGCCTCGGCGTGCGCTATCGGCTCGATGTGTCGGGCGGCAACCGGCGCGCGCTGGAGGCGCTGGCCGCCCGCACCGACCAGCGCCGCCACCAGCTGGACGGCGCCCGCTTGACGCTGGCCGGCAGCCTGGCCGCCAGCGCCATCGGGCGCGCCCGGCTGGCCGGGCAGATCGCGGCCACCGAGGCGCTGCTGGGCGCGCAGCAGGAGCAGCAGGGCCTGACCGGCGAGCGCGTGCGCCTGGGCGCGGCGGCGCCCGACGAGTTGCTGGCTTTGCAGGCGCAGACCGAGCAGACGCGCGCCGGCCTGGCCTCGCTGCGCCAGCAGCTCGATCAAAGCGATCACCGGCTGGCCGTGCTGGCCGGGCAGGCGCCGGGCGCGGCGCGGGTGCCGGAATTCACGCTGGCCGAGTTCAGCCTGCCCGCCGTGCTGCCGGTGGCGCTGCCGTCCGAGCTGGTGCGGGCCCGCCCCGACATCCGGGCGGCCGAGGCCTTGCTGCACGCCGCCACCGCCGACCACGGGGTGGCGGTGGCCAAGCTCTATCCGCAGATCGAACTGAGCGCCAGCCTGGGCAGCCAGGCGCTGACCGCGGGCGCCTTGTTTGGCGGAGCCTCCGCAGCGTGGGCCGTGCTGGGCCAGCTGACCCAGCCCTTGTTCAACCCCGGCCTGCCGGCGGAGCAGCGCGCCTATCTGGCGGCGCTGGATGCCGCCGCGGCCAACTACCAGGGCGTGGTGCTGGGGGCGCTGCGCGAGGTGGCCGACACCCTGCGCGCGCTCGACCACGACGCGCAGGCCCTGGCGGCGCTGGCGGCGGCCGATGCCGCGGCGCGCGCCACCCTGCAGTCGGTGGAGCGCCAGCATGCGCTGGGCACCGCCGCTTACGTGCAGGTGCTGCTGGCCCGGCAGCAGGCGCGGCAGGCTCAGCTCGGCCTGATCGCCGCCCAGGCGCAGCGGCTGGCCGACAGCGCCGCGCTGTACCAGGCCTCGGCCGCGGCGCCCGAGGCGGATCAGAACGTCACATCCGCCCGCAGCCACAGCGTGCGCCCCGGCTCGTTGACGCGCACGCCGCCCGGATAG
- a CDS encoding response regulator transcription factor, with translation MRILVVEDEPTLREQLMQAIAAAGHTVEGAADGREAHYLGDVETFDAVVLDLGLPVQDGLSVLRRWRAAGRNMPVLILTARGSWQEKVEGMDAGADDYLAKPFHMEELLARLRALLRRGGEHASAEWRCGPIWLDTRQARVLVDGQPLVLTSHEFKLLSLLMQRKGEVLSRTELSEHIYAQDSDRDSNTIEVFVARLRKKLPEGSIETVRGLGYRLVDTGAGA, from the coding sequence ATGCGAATTCTCGTGGTGGAAGATGAACCCACCCTGCGCGAGCAGCTGATGCAGGCCATTGCCGCCGCTGGCCACACGGTGGAGGGCGCGGCGGACGGGCGCGAGGCGCATTACCTGGGTGACGTGGAAACCTTCGATGCCGTGGTGCTGGATTTGGGCCTGCCGGTGCAGGACGGCCTGTCGGTGCTGCGCCGCTGGCGCGCCGCCGGGCGCAACATGCCGGTGCTGATCCTGACCGCGCGCGGCAGCTGGCAGGAAAAGGTCGAGGGCATGGACGCCGGCGCCGACGACTACCTGGCCAAGCCCTTTCACATGGAAGAGCTGCTGGCGCGCCTGCGCGCGCTGCTGCGCCGTGGTGGCGAGCACGCCAGCGCCGAGTGGCGCTGCGGCCCGATCTGGCTGGACACGCGCCAGGCGCGCGTGCTGGTCGACGGCCAACCCCTGGTTCTGACCAGCCACGAGTTCAAGCTGCTGTCGCTCTTGATGCAGCGCAAGGGCGAGGTGCTCTCGCGCACCGAGCTGTCCGAGCACATCTACGCGCAGGACAGCGACCGCGACTCCAACACCATCGAGGTCTTCGTCGCTCGCCTGCGCAAGAAGCTGCCCGAAGGCAGCATCGAGACCGTGCGCGGCCTGGGCTACCGGCTGGTGGACACCGGCGCTGGCGCATGA
- a CDS encoding TetR/AcrR family transcriptional regulator: protein MTERPRHLPADERRAATVEALIDLAARQNPSDITTSAIAERMGLTQGALFRHFPSKDAIVQACMTWVSDRLLARIDKAAAQAAGPAAALEAMFMAHIDFVARHPGVPRLLFGELQRADDSLPKQMVRALLQQYGMRLRHLLDAGKAQGEFDRALDVDAAAVLFIGTVQGLVMQSLLAGKVGQIRHAAAGAFAIYRRGIGSAS from the coding sequence ATGACCGAACGCCCACGACACCTCCCGGCCGACGAACGGCGCGCGGCCACCGTGGAGGCCCTGATCGACCTGGCCGCGCGGCAAAACCCGAGCGACATCACCACCAGCGCGATCGCCGAGCGCATGGGCCTGACGCAAGGGGCGCTGTTTAGGCACTTCCCGAGCAAGGACGCGATCGTGCAGGCCTGCATGACCTGGGTCAGCGATCGCCTGCTCGCGCGCATCGACAAGGCGGCCGCGCAGGCCGCTGGCCCGGCCGCCGCGCTGGAGGCCATGTTCATGGCGCACATCGACTTCGTGGCCCGGCACCCGGGCGTGCCGCGCCTGCTGTTCGGCGAGCTGCAGCGCGCCGACGACAGCCTGCCCAAGCAGATGGTGCGCGCGCTGCTGCAGCAGTACGGCATGCGCCTGCGCCACCTGCTCGACGCCGGCAAGGCGCAGGGCGAGTTCGACCGCGCGCTCGACGTGGACGCGGCGGCCGTGCTGTTCATCGGCACCGTCCAGGGCCTGGTCATGCAGTCGCTGCTGGCGGGCAAGGTCGGCCAGATTCGCCACGCGGCGGCGGGAGCGTTTGCCATCTATCGCCGCGGCATCGGGAGCGCATCATGA
- the rpsT gene encoding 30S ribosomal protein S20, with protein MAAGKPKKKNPRLASGRKRARQNVALNAANTSLRSKYRTSVKNVEKAVLAGDKDKATAAFALMQSVVDAIADKGIFHKNKAARDKSRLSTKVKALAAA; from the coding sequence ATGGCTGCTGGAAAGCCCAAGAAAAAGAACCCGCGCCTGGCGTCGGGCCGCAAACGCGCGCGCCAGAACGTCGCGCTCAACGCCGCGAACACCTCGCTGCGCTCCAAATACCGCACCTCGGTCAAGAACGTCGAGAAGGCCGTGCTGGCCGGCGACAAGGACAAGGCCACCGCCGCCTTCGCGCTGATGCAATCGGTGGTGGACGCCATCGCCGACAAGGGCATCTTCCACAAGAACAAGGCCGCGCGCGACAAGAGCCGCCTGTCCACCAAGGTCAAGGCGCTGGCCGCGGCCTAA
- a CDS encoding sensor histidine kinase, whose translation MKAGSLRLRLLAGTLAWIVLAVAVAGWGLRTLFLEHITQQLQAQLLLQLNQLSAAVDWTPDKGVTVAPMAGDARLEQPLSGLYWQVDEGGARPRAAVARSRSLWDQALSLPPPPAQYPAAGYGVLHLQDAQGHALLAVARPLQLPEQAAPPLRVVVAGDRALLAEPLQRFTRLLLAALAMLALGLAVAAALQLHFALQPLKLLRQRLAAVRSGEAAQLTGDFPRELQPLVGEFNHVLSENADMVQRARTQAGNLAHAVHTPLAILANAARRDSGPLAQQVLEQVELARRQVEWHLARARAAAAVRATGLRTPVLGPVRSLLRTMARLHVERGVAFDLAPQARDLAFRGEAQDLYELLGNLLDNAGKWARARVAVDVQPAGEQLCFTVDDDGPGIPEAERERMFERGVQGDEQRPGSGLGLDIVRTLAETYGGSVQALASPLGGLRMRLCLPAAEGAAPSAGV comes from the coding sequence ATGAAGGCCGGCTCGCTGCGCCTGCGCCTGCTGGCGGGCACGCTGGCCTGGATCGTGCTGGCGGTGGCGGTGGCGGGCTGGGGCCTGCGCACGCTGTTCCTGGAGCACATCACGCAGCAGCTGCAGGCGCAGCTGCTGCTGCAGCTCAACCAGTTGAGCGCGGCGGTCGACTGGACGCCCGACAAGGGTGTGACGGTGGCCCCGATGGCCGGCGACGCCCGGCTGGAGCAGCCGCTGTCGGGCCTGTACTGGCAGGTCGACGAAGGGGGCGCCCGGCCGCGCGCGGCCGTGGCGCGCTCGCGCTCGTTGTGGGACCAGGCCTTGAGCTTGCCGCCGCCGCCCGCGCAGTACCCCGCCGCCGGCTATGGCGTGCTGCACCTGCAGGACGCGCAAGGCCACGCGCTGCTGGCCGTCGCGCGCCCGCTGCAGCTGCCCGAGCAGGCCGCGCCGCCGCTGCGCGTGGTGGTGGCCGGCGACCGGGCGCTGCTGGCCGAGCCGCTGCAGCGCTTCACGCGCCTGCTGCTGGCGGCGCTGGCCATGCTGGCGCTGGGCCTGGCGGTGGCGGCGGCCTTGCAGCTGCATTTCGCGCTGCAGCCGCTCAAGCTGTTGCGCCAGCGCCTGGCGGCGGTGCGCAGCGGCGAGGCGGCGCAACTGACCGGCGACTTCCCGCGGGAGCTGCAGCCGCTGGTGGGCGAGTTCAACCACGTGCTGAGCGAAAACGCCGACATGGTGCAGCGCGCGCGCACCCAGGCCGGCAACCTGGCGCACGCGGTGCACACGCCGCTGGCGATCCTGGCCAACGCCGCGCGGCGGGACTCCGGCCCGCTGGCGCAGCAGGTGCTCGAGCAGGTGGAGCTGGCACGGCGCCAGGTCGAATGGCACCTGGCGCGCGCGCGCGCCGCCGCCGCCGTGCGCGCCACCGGCCTGCGCACGCCGGTGCTGGGGCCCGTGCGCTCGCTGCTGCGCACCATGGCGCGCCTGCACGTCGAGCGCGGCGTTGCCTTCGATCTGGCGCCGCAAGCCCGGGACCTGGCCTTTCGTGGCGAGGCCCAGGACTTGTACGAGCTGCTGGGCAACCTGCTGGACAACGCGGGCAAGTGGGCCCGCGCGCGCGTCGCGGTCGACGTGCAGCCGGCCGGCGAGCAGCTGTGCTTCACGGTCGACGACGACGGCCCGGGCATTCCCGAGGCCGAGCGCGAGCGCATGTTCGAGCGCGGCGTGCAGGGCGACGAGCAGCGCCCCGGCTCCGGGCTGGGGCTGGACATCGTGCGCACGCTGGCCGAGACCTACGGCGGCAGCGTGCAGGCGCTGGCCTCGCCCCTGGGCGGCCTGCGCATGCGGCTGTGCCTGCCGGCGGCCGAGGGGGCTGCGCCAAGTGCCGGGGTGTGA
- a CDS encoding TonB-dependent copper receptor, producing the protein MAFMTATLIPAGTCARPRLTPCALACALLLAGPAMAAQDDAAVDNALSEVVVTAVHDHSPAHVVADPKQPRQPVPASDAADYLKTIPGFSAIRSGGSNSDPVFRGQFGSRLPLLTNGTLLLGACPGRMDAPSSYISPETFDTLTVIKGPQSVLWGPGASAGVVLFDRERPDFSTGNVHLRASLLGASAGRNDQNADLEAGSERMYVRVTANHSHSQDYKDGQGRRVPSAWDKWNADAAVGLTPDADTRLELSAGAGDGWARYGGRGMDGTQFRRDSLGLRFEKEHLTPWLAKIDAQLYRNQADHVMDNFTLRTPPATGMMAGGMASNVQRTTTGGRLAATVVPGDGVSLVTGVDFSRSPHEARRGTPAMPYADQPWKGDAKFANLGVFAEASWQAQPGTRWVGGLRLDRAQAWRYPASNPGMGGMGGAGMGMPASADDNHRARSALPSGFVRWERTLQPGTTAYVGLGHVQRFPDYWELISPGNSAAASGNAFATLRPEKTTQLDAGINWKGQDWQLWGSGYVGRVQDYILFDYPGMGSSVRNVNAQTAGFELGGSRRLNAAWTAQGTLAYNWGRNSTDQRPLPQMPPLEARLGLNYAQGPWSAGVLWRVAAAQRRYALNQGNVVGRDLGPSAGFGVFSLHADYRVNQRLKLSLGIDNLFDKTYAEHLNLAGNAGFGYPGGVRVNEPGRTLWLRADVTF; encoded by the coding sequence ATGGCTTTCATGACTGCAACCCTCATTCCCGCGGGCACGTGCGCTCGCCCCCGACTCACCCCTTGCGCGCTGGCCTGCGCGCTGCTGCTGGCCGGGCCGGCCATGGCCGCCCAGGACGATGCCGCGGTCGACAATGCGCTGTCCGAGGTGGTCGTCACCGCCGTGCACGACCATTCGCCCGCCCACGTCGTGGCCGACCCCAAGCAGCCGCGCCAGCCGGTGCCGGCCAGCGACGCGGCGGACTACCTCAAGACCATCCCGGGCTTCTCGGCCATCCGCAGCGGCGGCTCCAACAGCGACCCGGTGTTTCGCGGCCAGTTCGGCTCGCGCCTGCCGCTGCTGACCAACGGCACGCTGCTGCTGGGCGCCTGCCCCGGGCGCATGGACGCGCCCAGCTCCTACATTTCGCCCGAGACCTTCGACACCCTCACCGTGATCAAGGGGCCCCAGAGCGTGCTGTGGGGGCCCGGCGCCTCGGCCGGGGTGGTGCTGTTCGACCGCGAGCGGCCCGACTTCAGCACCGGCAATGTGCATTTGCGCGCCAGCCTGCTGGGCGCCAGCGCCGGCCGCAACGACCAGAACGCCGACCTGGAAGCCGGCAGCGAGCGGATGTACGTACGCGTCACGGCCAACCATTCGCACAGCCAGGATTACAAAGACGGCCAAGGCCGGCGCGTACCTTCGGCCTGGGACAAATGGAACGCCGACGCGGCCGTGGGCCTGACGCCCGACGCCGACACGCGGCTGGAGCTGAGCGCCGGCGCGGGCGACGGCTGGGCCCGCTACGGCGGCCGGGGCATGGACGGCACGCAGTTCCGGCGCGACAGCCTGGGCCTGCGCTTCGAGAAGGAGCACCTCACGCCCTGGCTCGCCAAGATCGATGCGCAGCTGTACCGCAACCAGGCCGACCACGTGATGGACAACTTCACCCTGCGCACGCCGCCCGCCACCGGCATGATGGCCGGCGGCATGGCCAGCAACGTCCAGCGCACCACCACCGGGGGGCGCCTGGCCGCCACCGTGGTGCCGGGCGATGGCGTGTCGCTGGTCACGGGCGTGGACTTTTCGCGCAGCCCGCACGAGGCGCGCCGCGGCACACCCGCGATGCCCTACGCCGATCAGCCCTGGAAGGGCGACGCCAAGTTCGCCAACCTGGGCGTGTTTGCCGAGGCCAGCTGGCAAGCCCAGCCCGGCACGCGCTGGGTGGGCGGGCTGCGGCTGGACCGCGCCCAGGCCTGGCGCTATCCCGCCAGCAACCCGGGCATGGGCGGCATGGGCGGCGCAGGCATGGGCATGCCCGCCTCGGCGGACGACAACCACCGCGCGCGCTCGGCGCTGCCCAGCGGCTTCGTGCGCTGGGAGCGCACCCTGCAACCAGGCACCACGGCCTACGTGGGCCTGGGCCACGTGCAACGCTTTCCGGACTACTGGGAGCTGATCTCCCCCGGCAACAGCGCGGCGGCCAGCGGCAATGCCTTTGCCACGCTGCGGCCGGAGAAAACCACGCAGCTCGACGCGGGGATCAACTGGAAGGGGCAGGACTGGCAGCTCTGGGGCTCGGGCTACGTGGGCCGGGTGCAGGACTACATCCTGTTCGACTACCCCGGCATGGGCTCCAGCGTGCGCAACGTGAACGCGCAGACCGCCGGTTTCGAGCTGGGCGGCAGCCGGCGCCTGAACGCCGCCTGGACGGCACAAGGCACGCTGGCCTACAACTGGGGCCGCAACAGCACCGACCAACGCCCGCTGCCGCAGATGCCGCCGCTGGAAGCCCGGCTGGGCCTGAACTATGCGCAAGGCCCCTGGAGCGCCGGCGTGCTGTGGCGCGTGGCGGCCGCGCAGCGCCGCTATGCCCTGAATCAGGGCAACGTCGTGGGGCGCGACCTGGGCCCCAGCGCGGGCTTCGGCGTGTTCTCGCTGCACGCCGACTACCGCGTGAACCAGCGCCTGAAGCTGTCCCTGGGCATCGACAACCTGTTCGACAAGACCTATGCCGAGCACCTGAACCTGGCGGGCAACGCGGGCTTCGGCTATCCGGGCGGCGTGCGCGTCAACGAGCCGGGGCGCACGCTGTGGCTGCGGGCGGATGTGACGTTCTGA
- a CDS encoding PepSY domain-containing protein, producing the protein MSIPKLRWLCGPFQAGLLACALGLGAAVQADDHDLARQALESGQVLPLATVLGKLAREVPGQVLKVEFEREDGRFIYEIRLLQNDGRVAKLKVDAVDGRVLAIKRKDTEKDRDANSRGGR; encoded by the coding sequence ATGAGCATCCCCAAACTCCGCTGGCTGTGCGGCCCCTTTCAGGCGGGTCTGCTGGCGTGCGCGCTGGGGCTTGGCGCCGCCGTGCAGGCGGACGATCACGACCTGGCGCGCCAGGCGCTGGAAAGCGGCCAGGTGCTGCCGCTGGCCACCGTGCTGGGCAAGCTGGCGCGCGAGGTGCCGGGCCAGGTGCTCAAGGTCGAGTTCGAGCGCGAGGACGGCCGCTTCATCTACGAAATCCGCCTGTTGCAAAACGACGGCCGCGTGGCCAAACTGAAGGTCGATGCGGTCGACGGCCGCGTGCTGGCCATCAAGCGCAAGGACACCGAAAAGGACAGGGATGCGAATTCTCGTGGTGGAAGATGA
- a CDS encoding efflux RND transporter periplasmic adaptor subunit translates to MKFPRLQRRTLMLLAVAVPLAVLFVYVALRSGPLAPVAVTVTQVESRSIAPALAGIGTVQARHTYKIGPTAAGRVRRVDVQVGDTVAAGQVLGEMDPVDLDERLRAQQAAIASADAALRQAEAKQAFARTQAKRYDDLLAVRGTSEELAATRRQELALADAALAAARADGARLRAELQAVRAQRGNLVLLAPVAGLVVARDVDPGTTVVAGQAVVELIDPASLWVDTRFDQIGAEGLAAGLPAKAVLRSRRGQALDARVLRVEPRADVVTEETLAKLTFDAPPATLPPVGELAEVTVQLPALAAAPAIPNAALRTVGGKLGVWKMVDGKLAFQAVTPGRGDLDGWVQVTQGLAVGEPVVVYSEKALSAGSRIQVVDRIAGVVP, encoded by the coding sequence ATGAAATTTCCCCGTCTGCAGCGCCGCACGCTCATGCTGCTGGCCGTCGCCGTGCCGCTGGCGGTGCTGTTCGTCTACGTCGCCCTGCGTTCGGGGCCTTTGGCGCCGGTGGCCGTGACCGTGACGCAGGTCGAATCGCGCAGCATCGCGCCGGCGCTGGCCGGCATCGGCACGGTACAGGCGCGCCACACCTACAAGATCGGCCCCACCGCTGCCGGGCGCGTGCGCCGCGTCGACGTGCAGGTGGGCGACACCGTGGCCGCCGGCCAGGTGCTGGGCGAGATGGACCCGGTCGACCTGGACGAGCGCCTGCGCGCGCAGCAGGCCGCCATCGCCAGCGCCGATGCGGCCCTGCGCCAGGCCGAGGCGAAACAGGCCTTCGCCCGCACGCAGGCCAAACGCTATGACGATCTGCTGGCGGTGCGCGGCACCAGCGAGGAGCTGGCCGCCACCCGGCGCCAGGAGCTGGCGCTGGCCGACGCCGCGCTGGCGGCGGCGCGCGCCGACGGCGCCCGGCTGCGCGCCGAGCTGCAGGCGGTGCGCGCGCAGCGCGGCAACCTGGTGCTGCTGGCGCCGGTGGCGGGCCTGGTGGTGGCGCGCGACGTGGACCCGGGCACCACGGTGGTGGCGGGGCAGGCCGTGGTCGAGCTGATCGACCCGGCCAGCCTGTGGGTGGACACGCGCTTCGACCAGATCGGCGCCGAGGGGCTGGCGGCCGGCCTGCCGGCCAAGGCCGTGCTGCGGTCCCGGCGCGGGCAGGCGCTGGACGCGCGCGTGCTGCGCGTGGAGCCGCGCGCCGACGTCGTGACCGAGGAAACGCTGGCCAAGCTGACGTTCGATGCCCCACCGGCCACCTTGCCGCCCGTGGGCGAGCTGGCCGAGGTGACGGTGCAATTGCCGGCCCTGGCCGCGGCGCCCGCCATCCCGAACGCTGCGTTGCGAACGGTCGGCGGCAAGCTGGGTGTCTGGAAAATGGTCGATGGCAAGCTGGCCTTCCAGGCGGTGACGCCCGGGCGTGGCGACCTAGACGGCTGGGTGCAGGTGACCCAGGGCCTGGCGGTGGGCGAGCCGGTGGTGGTGTACAGCGAGAAGGCCCTGAGCGCGGGCAGCCGCATCCAGGTGGTCGACCGGATTGCCGGGGTGGTGCCATGA
- a CDS encoding cytochrome b, whose protein sequence is MKPQGNRYHPLLIGLHWLTLLLLIAIYASMELRGIFPKGSAAYDGMKTWHFMLGLTVLGVVLVRLPLRLALHEPPITPAPPAWQHAMATAMHWALYGLLIAMPLLGWLALSARGKLIPFYGLELPALIGPDKALGKNIKEVHEFIGNLGYALIGVHAAAALFHHYVMRDDTLQRMLPGAAR, encoded by the coding sequence ATGAAACCGCAAGGCAACCGTTACCACCCCCTGCTGATCGGCCTGCACTGGCTGACGCTGCTGCTGCTGATCGCCATCTACGCCAGCATGGAGCTGCGCGGCATCTTCCCCAAGGGCAGCGCCGCCTACGACGGCATGAAGACCTGGCACTTCATGCTGGGCCTGACGGTGCTGGGCGTGGTGCTGGTGCGCCTGCCGCTGCGCCTGGCCCTGCACGAGCCGCCCATCACCCCGGCACCGCCCGCGTGGCAGCACGCCATGGCCACGGCCATGCACTGGGCGCTGTACGGCCTGCTGATCGCGATGCCGCTGCTGGGCTGGCTGGCCCTGAGCGCCAGGGGCAAGCTGATTCCCTTCTACGGGCTGGAGCTGCCCGCGCTGATCGGCCCGGACAAGGCGCTGGGCAAGAACATCAAGGAAGTCCACGAGTTCATCGGCAACCTGGGCTACGCGCTGATCGGCGTGCACGCGGCGGCGGCGCTGTTTCATCACTATGTCATGCGCGACGACACGCTGCAGCGCATGTTGCCGGGCGCAGCCCGCTGA
- a CDS encoding ABC transporter ATP-binding protein: protein MGGKGIRIEGLSKRYGSGDTAVLALRNVNMQVAPGEVVGLIGPSGSGKSTLLKCLGAVIDPTAGRMVLGDEVIYDDGWKVRDLRALRRDKIGFVFQAPYLIPFLDVTDNVALLPMLAGVPNDEARRRALELLTALDVQHRAQAMPAQLSGGEQQRVAIARGLVNRPPVILADEPTAPLDSQRAMAVVRILNDMARKYETAIIVVTHDEKIIPTFKRIYHIRDGVTHEEAGEGRAID, encoded by the coding sequence ATGGGCGGCAAGGGCATTCGCATCGAGGGGCTGTCCAAGCGCTACGGCAGCGGGGACACGGCCGTGCTGGCGCTGCGCAACGTCAACATGCAGGTCGCGCCGGGCGAGGTGGTGGGCCTGATCGGGCCCTCCGGCTCGGGCAAGAGCACGCTGCTGAAATGCCTGGGCGCGGTGATCGACCCGACGGCCGGCCGCATGGTGCTGGGCGACGAGGTGATCTACGACGACGGCTGGAAAGTGCGCGACCTGCGCGCGCTGCGGCGCGACAAGATCGGCTTCGTGTTCCAGGCGCCGTACCTGATCCCGTTTCTGGACGTCACCGACAACGTGGCGCTGCTGCCGATGCTGGCCGGCGTGCCCAACGACGAGGCGCGCCGGCGCGCGCTGGAGCTGCTCACGGCGCTGGACGTGCAGCACCGCGCCCAGGCCATGCCGGCGCAGCTGTCGGGCGGCGAGCAGCAGCGCGTGGCGATCGCGCGTGGCCTGGTCAACCGCCCGCCGGTGATCCTGGCCGACGAGCCCACCGCGCCGCTCGACTCGCAGCGCGCCATGGCGGTGGTGCGCATCCTGAACGACATGGCGCGCAAGTACGAGACCGCCATCATCGTCGTGACGCACGACGAAAAAATCATCCCCACCTTCAAGCGCATCTATCACATCCGCGATGGCGTGACGCACGAAGAGGCGGGCGAGGGGCGGGCGATCGATTGA